A single genomic interval of Gossypium raimondii isolate GPD5lz chromosome 11, ASM2569854v1, whole genome shotgun sequence harbors:
- the LOC105802291 gene encoding protein HEAT INTOLERANT 4 — translation MKKGAKRKAASQKQEENEVKASQESQKENLKPLPKAKRAKTSKPQSQPEFFEDKRNLEDLWKAAFPVGTEWDQLDSVYQFNWNFSNLEDAFEEGGKLYGKKVYLFGCTEPQLVPYKGENKVICIPVVVAVVSPFPPSDKIGINSVQRETEEIVSMKQMKMDWVPYIPLEKRDSQVDRLIFQIFILSCTQRRVALKQMKIDRLKKYEYCLPYFYQPLKEDELEQSTEVQIIFPAEPKPVFCEFDWELDELEEFTDKLIEEDELDKDQKNAFKEFVKEKVREAKKANRQAREARKKALEEMSQETKAAFEKMRFYKFYPVQTPDTPDVSNVKAPFINRYYGKAHEIL, via the exons atgaagaAGGGAGCTAAGAGAAAAGCAGCTTCTCagaaacaagaagaaaatgaagtaaAAGCTTCACAAGAGAGTCAAAAGGAAAACCTTAAACCTCTTCCCAAAGCTAAGCGTGCTAAGACCTCCAAGCCTCAGTCCCAGCCTGAGTTCTTCGAAGATAAGCGTAACTTG GAAGACTTATGGAAAGCTGCATTTCCTGTTGGAACTGAG TGGGATCAATTGGACTCAGTTTACCAATTCAACTGGAACTTTTCGAATCTAGAA GATGCATTTGAAGAGGGAGGAAAGCTATACGGGAAGAAAGTTTATCTCTTTGGTTGTACGGAGC CTCAACTGGTTCCTTACAAGGGAGAAAACAAAGTCATCTGTATACCTGTGGTTGTGGCT GTTGTGTCTCCTTTCCCACCTTCAGATAAGATTGGTATTAACTCGGTGCAGAGAGAAACTGAAGAGATTgtttcaatgaaacaaatgaaaatggattGGGTTCCATATATTCCACTTGAGAAAAG AGACAGCCAAGTAGATAGACtgatatttcaaatattcatcTTAAGTTGCACGCAAAGAAG GGTTGctttgaaacaaatgaaaatagaCCGACTCAAGAAATATGAGTATTGTTTGCCTT ATTTCTATCAGCCTTTGAAGGAAGACGAACTCGAACAAAGCACTGAGGTTCAGATAATTTTTCCAGCAGAACCAAAGCCG GTTTTTTGTGAATTTGATTGGGAGTTGGATGAGCTTGAA GAGTTTACTGATAAGCTGATCGAGGAAGATGAATTAGATAAAGATCAAAAAAATGCTTTTAAG GAGTTTGTCAAGGAGAAAGTTCGAGAGGCGAAGAAAGCTAATCGGCAG GCAAGAGAAGCTCGCAAAAAAGCACTCGAAGAAATGAGCCAGGAAACTAAAGCAGCATTCGAGAAAATGAGATTTTACAAGTTCTACCCAGTTCAAACTCCGGATACTCCTGATGTATCAAATGTTAAA
- the LOC105802289 gene encoding uncharacterized protein LOC105802289: protein MAKRRAKKTVKEVPASAECEVERNDKKEDQNEENISGLIYQEVERQCAAIRAVRDVEIEHMLTALRLLRSYFSEEQLQTPALQFFNENLPNLSIVRNAENGQFEVQWKHEDGNISIHGADGRDVHASLLHRMSLVYANRPSIPSFSGFEFSTEAARKSLLRVDSQQIKDFVLEGTSESQMFGMHDGLQTPGVTSQRLSIGMTPKTKRLPKPGEILLSVHGSPLGVYKEENMEAIHESEEG from the exons ATGGCGAAACGTAGAGCCAAAAAAACTGTTAAAGAAGTTCCAGCATCAGCTGAATGCGAAGTAGAAAGAAATGACAAAAAGGAGGACCAAAATGAGGAGAATATATCCGGATTAATCTATCAGGAAG TTGAGCGGCAATGTGCTGCAATTAGGGCTGTTCGTGATGTAGAGATTGAACATATGCTGACTGCTTTGCGATTATTACGCTCATACTTCAGCGAAGAGCAGCTTCAAACACCTGCATTgcaattttttaatgaaaatctCCCAAATCTATCAATAGTAAGAAATGCAGAAAATGGACAGTTCGAAGTGCAATGGAAACACGAGGATGGCAACATCTCCATTCACGGTGCTGATGGAAGAGATGTACACGCTTCTCTTTTACATCGTATGTCCTTAGTTTATGCAAACCGCCCTTCCATTCCATCATTCAGTGGCTTTGAGTTTTCAACTGAAGCAG CCAGAAAGAGCCTTCTACGGGTTGACAGTCAACAAATCAAGGACTTT GTTTTGGAGGGAACATCTGAGAGTCAGATGTTTGGAATGCATGATGGTCTTCAAACTCCTGGG GTGACCAGCCAAAGGTTATCAATTGGAATGACACCCAAAACAAAGAGGTTGCCTAAGCCTGGGGAGATTCTTCTTTCAGTCCACGGATCACCCCTTGGTGTCTACAAAGAGGAAAATATGGAAGCCATACATG AGTCTGAGGAGGGGTGA